A genomic region of Colletotrichum destructivum chromosome 5, complete sequence contains the following coding sequences:
- a CDS encoding Putative beta-lactamase/transpeptidase: MRSSVALVVAAAAALTAATPYQCPPLGPVLPKAENPSTHPAVQAAVSAFIAGLEAETATFTASAVSIGVKSSVEEGPLVDFHFTPPERDPRGAGVVDAHTVYRLASVTKVFPVLAALQNSDLIGWEDSVAKFIPELRDAPKGELDYVDWEDVTVEAAAVHIGGVAAEMMTDGAAYPGDWEAIGLPPVAEEDKPKCGGFLGLPACTREEFLDALKSRRPPVYPAYQSPVYSNLGTALVGLVVEGATNKTLEEVLAESVLGPAGMGNTTYGKLPEDLSTLFIPANDTYYDFQLGVLDPSGGMYSTTADMLRFGDAILRNKLLSPAKTRRWLKPSSFTSAPGSFVGKPWEGIASDNLTADGRLVEVYTKGGDLITHHALLVVVPEYGITISVLAAGIEVSGGLYSYYMFKMGDLLPPLIRALDEAARDEARDRIAGTYADEATNSSLTISLDGGWGLLLSDWRMKGFEVIPNLSRYSFLGVNVTELPADRERTARLYPTGLESEGGNRTAWRALFDTFTAAQRDAVDDLLFYPNASCVSWLSMDRTTYDYKGLDHFEFAYGEDGRVESVLPKPFALSLQRVE; the protein is encoded by the exons aTGCGCTCctccgtcgccctcgtcgtcgccgccgccgccgccctcacggccgcgacgccgtACCAGTGCCCGCCGCTCGGCCCCGTCCTTcccaaggccgagaaccCGAGCACGCACCCCGCTGTCCAGGCTGCCGTGTCCGCCTTCATTGCGGGGCTTGAGGCCGAGACAGCGACGTTCACCGCATCCGCCGTGTCCATCGGCGTCAAGTCGTCGGTCGAGGAGGGTCCACTGGTGGACTTCCATTTCACGCCGCCTGAGCGGGACCCTCggggcgccggcgtcgtggacgCGCACACGGTGTACCGGCTCGCGAGCGTGACCAAGGTGTTCCCCGTGCTGGCGGCGCTGCAGAACTCGGACCTCATCGGGTGGGAGGACTCGGTGGCCAAATTCATCCCGGAGCTGAGGGACGCGCCGAAGGGCGAGCTGGATTATGTTGATTGGGAGGACGTCACGGTCGAAGCTGCGGCCGTGCATATCGGCGGTGTTGCGGCCGAGA TGATGACGGACGGCGCGGCGTATCCCGGGGATTGGGAGGCCATCGGGCTGCCCcccgtggccgaggaggacaagcCGAAGTGCGGCGGTTTCCTGGGTCTGCCAGCTTGCACGAGAGAAG AGTTCCTGGACGCGCTTAAgagccggcggccgcccgTCTACCCGGCCTACCAGTCGCCCGTCTACTCGAACCTCGGCACGGCGCTCGTggggctcgtcgtcgagggggccacGAATaagacgctcgaggaggTGCTGGCCGAGTCCGTCCTGGGCCCGGCGGGGATGGGCAACACGACGTACGGGAAGCTGCCGGAGGACCTGAGCACGCTGTTCATCCCGGCCAACGACACGTACTACGACTTTCAGCTGGGCGTCCTCGACCC GTCCGGCGGCATGTactcgacgacggcggacaTGCTGCGGTTCGGCGACGCGATCCTCCGGAATAAGCTGCTCAGCCCGGCCAAGACGCGGCGGTGGCTCAAGCCGTCGTCCTTCACGTCGGCGCCTGGCAGCTTCGTCGGCAAGCCGTGGGAGGGCATCGCTTCGGATAACCTCACGGCGGACGGGCGGCTCGTCGAGGTGTACaccaagggcggcgacctcATCACCCACCACGCGCTCCTGGTCGTCGTGCCCGAGTACGGCATCACCATATCGGTGCTCGCGGCCGGGATCGAGGTCAGCGGCGGGCTGTACTCGTACTACATGTTCAAGATGGGCGacctgctgccgccgctgatCCGGgcgctggacgaggcggcgcgggacGAGGCGCGGGACCGCATCGCGGGCACGTacgccgacgaggcgacCAACTCGAGCCTGACCATCtcgctcgacggcggctggggccTGCTGCTGTCAGACTGGCGCATGAAGGGGTTCGAGGTGATCCCGAACCTGAGTCGGTACAGCTTCCTGGGGGTCAACGTGACGGAGCTGCCGGCGGACCGGGAGCGGACGGCGAGGCTGTACCCGACGGGACTCGAGAGCGAGGGCGGAAACCGGACGGCGTGGCGGGCGCTGTTTGACACCTTcacggcggcgcagcgggACGCGGTGGACGACCTGCTTTTCTACCCCAACGCGTCGTGCGTGTCGTGGCTCTCGATGGACCGGACGACGTACGACTACAAGGGGCTGGACCACTTCGAGTTCGCGTACGGCGAGGACGGGCGGGTCGAGAGCGTGCTGCCGAAGCCGTTTGCGCTGAGCCTGCAGAGGGTTGAAtga
- a CDS encoding Putative Endonuclease/exonuclease/phosphatase superfamily, inositol 5-phosphatase has translation MAKTPLVNVNSTTPTDKMAPSTLDLFMLTFNCAKNFIDVGVFASHLNAAFKHNATVLPEVVVFSLQEVAPLSYSFIGGYFLNPYLARFEEALNLAATRYTSEPDSNDASSDAADDDTISVKPTAPTPVRPYTLVRTRNVGMTAIMLFARNPESILRVQEAEVGFGAAEMGNKGAVALRVLYEGVTTDGGKKETELTFVATHLAAMEWNLPRRNANWAAIMRGLTFENPETLLKPKKNEPGSTAAPAEGNGQTDGAEDEGVHLLHDEHHAETLALQERLQEISVFKPSSHLFVGGDLNYRISTTSPPPMATFPSLDPDSEHHYSRFFALDQLTRERQAGRTLHGLSEAEVKFPPTYKYNVLPLDDTRLKVDGVEDVPWVFAPHRYPGWTDRILFLDVPSWTKAEPQKIEVKSYDALPVVRSSDHRAVFLRAAVPLLTEEELARPSPEVPTANGVDPRLVLPVAIDPEAWERRAAARRKEMFVGWSMFLWSTKQGALLLATLLAVGAGAWWLSQ, from the exons ATGGCGAAGACCCCCCTTGTTAACGTCAACTCCACCACGCCCACCGACAAGATGGCTCCCTCGACGCTCGACCTGTTCATGTTGACGTTCAACTGCGCCAAGAACTTTATCGACGTCGGTGTCTTCGCATCACACCTCAACGCCGCCTTTAAACACAATGCCACTGTGCTCCCCGAGGTTGTCGTCTT CTCTCTGCAAGAGGTCGCCCCCTTGTCGTATTCCTTCATCGGCGGCTACTTTCTCAACCCGTACCTCGCACGTTTCGAAGAGGCCCTGAACCTTGCCGCTACCCGATACACCAGCGAACCCGACTCCAACGACGCGAgcagcgatgccgccgacgatgataCGATCTCGGTCAAGCCCACCGCCCCTACCCCCGTACGGCCATACACCCTGGTGCGGACTCGCAATGTCGGTATGACCGCCATCATGCTCTTTGCACGCAACCCGGAGTCGATCCTGCGTGTGcaagaggccgaggtgggCTTCGGTGCGGCGGAAATGGGCAACAAGGGGGCTGTAGCGCTGCGGGTCCTGTACGAAGGTGTAACAACGGACggcgggaagaaggagacggagcTCACTTTTGTGGCCACCCACCTGGCCGCGATGGAGTGGAACTTGCCCCGGCGGAACGCCAACTGGGCGGCCATCATGCGTGGCCTCACGTTTGAGAACCCGGAAACCCTTctgaagcccaagaagaacGAGCCCGGTAGTACAGCGGCACCCGCCGAGGGGAATGGGCAGACGGACGgtgccgaagacgaaggagTGCACCTCTTACACGACGAACATCATGCCGAGACTCTTGCCCTCCAGGAGCGTCTACAGGAGATCTCCGTCTTCAAGCCGAGCTCGCACCTctttgtcggcggcgacctcaACTACCGCATCTCCacgacgagcccgccgccgatggcgacgtTCCCCAGCCTGGACCCGGACAGCGAACACCACTACTCTCGCTTCTTCGCCCTGGATCAGCTGACGAGGGAACGCCAGGCGGGACGGACCCTGCACGGTCTCAGCGAGGCGGAGGTCAAGTTTCCGCCAACCTACAAGTACAACGTGCTGCCACTGGACGACACCCGTCTCAAggtggacggcgtcgaggacgtgcCGTGGGTATTTGCCCCTCACCGGTATCCCGGCTGGACGGACCGCATTCTGTTCCTCGATGTCCCCTCATGGACTAAAGCGGAGCCCCAGAAGATTGAGGTCAAGTCCTATGACGCCCTACCCGTGGTGCGCAGCTCGGACCACAGAGCCGTGTTTCTGAGAGCGGCGGTGCCGCTCCTGACGGAGGAAGAGCTAGCACGGCCGTCCCCCGAGGTTCCGACGGCCAACGGGGTGGACCCCCGCCTCGTGCTGCCGGTGGCCATCGACCCCGAGGCCTGGGAAcgccgggcggcggcgagacggaaGGAGATGTTCGTCGGCTGGAGCATGTTCCTTTGGTCTACCAAACAGGGTGCGCTGTTGCTGGCCACGCTGTTGGCCGTGGGCGCAGGTGCTTGGTGGCTGAGCCAGTGA
- a CDS encoding Putative DH domain, CNH domain, pleckstrin domain, PH-like domain superfamily produces MSFRGDGQRRYGHTPPVQYPTPEQSQDQSAYLGRRPSFNNGDDAAMFDQTRAQSRGHQPSGSRGEDELFLTSPTSSSHSGGRHSYGSTNNALSGYQHQYQASSPPTSSHSSYNPQAFARTPSTASTSLPYHPAPPSRYGSAASPTSYTAPPPSNYTPAAYNPAAYASTAAPQRQPTYSGYNNYSQGYGSPTAVHSSSGFGQSPASSYQSTFQSVQAPSSASAYESSYSQSYSNSYNSYPTNGTGPAAPYPSDDLQTPYPIQSSMPVGPGYTDPSAFYSRPPRSDSAASPVSSPQIQQQHSPGLQRHPTNAPLPSRPMNEHTWDPSAITPTDEDQAQLQDNIIQDIEAELGGRHRPLPINGGQFSDDELQGLRRYNSDLANTNMSHSSAASNANRAPIPTFDYDDDDDDPEGTAGVLAMQQAELDDRRFSSLPPFIPHDLPAPSNHLPPPPEEQSDDTDYGGMDLGALAGGYAGSLAYGNEVPIQDGSRPLPNPNDYAGASPFTDAGVDYGGTGGLQAPSAHRLSFDEGDEPASLHSKQSGSESPYKEDYPDIFYHPGLSNRPLPALPGGPESDSSSLLSVHPTTRSHHAHSLSTDSRTLHDGGSDYHGGSTGLNSPFPERSISLSSHSHTPQVQAPVRSRTDAAEERRKMARYQTQQQQLAAQNGLPYDGYESGTPSSMTYDMITLPSGRKRKFVPSKLTSGDLRRCSEPWALSGIAAWIREMADGEPDLKQKTVEEALLKLFTAKVPTINVADAELLSALVSQLMLDAGVLVPEEEWVKFGNGTVSGVLPQLTGSGCYAPKLHEDDSQSGRCYSHQCMRTLKKANLDEMLLEEAKPADWNVHYKIQEAELAEKPKKEIERQHVLHEIVNSEEYFISQLEVLRVLYRDHLRNSQPPIIPPNKIDKFLQIVFGKADAVQLVNKDNLLAQLKYRQQEQGPWITGFSDLFREWIRKAKDVYIDYASQFPYAEYMVRKESDRNLLFRTFLEQVMRHKRSERLGWQHFLKTPITRLQRYSLLLETVEKKTLRDDEEKANLARAIAEIRNVTMECDTKVAEMQKKVEMMELNNMLVLRPGFHSVLNLDHLGRELIKQGDLQRMGSKGVRWVDTHALLFDHYFILAKVVTPKDVRGEKKFDVSKEPIPMPLLFLDTMNDDPISKQKGITAPLARTGGGSDTRLNKVATNGTDRPGLEHVATSSSIASSTTARLTPTMSNDPEGKILYPFKIKHLGHETYILYATSAQSRAEWVEKIIEAKTRHAKALHSQNAEPFRLRVLADSAFVYDAAAAIGRQPGVPIRGTPLDRAVREIEEVYGPGRGPAPVCRAQVNCACGFNAFGKSIIAIGTDYGVFISDATNPRGWMKSVQTTRVTQIAVLEEFSVCLIIADRSLVAYPLDVVAPVSNFPAPAHDNPRRAPQRLAKDVAFFATARMKERMLVFFKRKEGMHNTFKVLEPVFQKATEKRPRIFGGRKGPGGSTDSFRDYDEFYLPTECYSLNLFQSYIAVSTAKGFELLTLDKKQTMSIPDLKQPAIANIAGRIRDQRPLGMFKLNDQEFLLAYEDCAVYVDKHGDVSRTLIMEYSGKQKKATSATMYGQYLLLFNGDYVEVRNAENGRLRQIIAGRDVKCLDFGVRGPTGGNSSNTQSWLSGQTPAGEDSKGTVKISMSHPEQHGVQVVLEMLLNDGHMEK; encoded by the exons atgtCTTTccgaggcgacggccagcGCCGTTACGGCCATACCCCTCCCGTTCAATACCCCACACCCGAGCAGTCGCAAGACCAGTCTGCTTACCTCGGCCGACGCCCGAGTTTcaacaacggcgacgacgctgccATGTTCGACCAGACCCGCGCGCAATCTCGGGGTCACCAGCCGTCGGGCTCGAGAGGCGAGGATGAGCTCTTCTTGACGAGCCCGACTAGTTCGAGCCATTCCGGCGGCCGCCACAGCTATGGCTCAACCAACAATGCGCTCTCTGGCTACCAGCATCAGTACCAGGCTTCATCGCCCCCGACGTCTTCTCATTCCAGTTACAATCCCCAAGCCTTTGctcggacgccgtcgacggcctcgacgtctcTGCCATACCACCCAGCTCCCCCGAGCCGGTATGGGTCCGCCGCTTCGCCAACCTCATACACggctcctcccccctccaacTATACCCCGGCGGCATACAACCCGGCCGCCTACGCGAGCACAGCAGCCCCTCAGCGGCAGCCGACGTATTCCGGCTACAATAACTACAGTCAAGGCTACGGTTCTCCGACTGCCGTCCATTCCTCTTCGGGGTTTGGCCAGTCGCCAGCTTCTTCGTACCAGTCCACGTTCCAATCCGTACAGGCGCCTTCATCCGCGTCGGCCTACGAATCATCCTACTCTCAATCCTACAGTAACAGTTACAACTCGTACCCAACGAACGGCACGGGTCCCGCAGCACCGTATCCGTCGGACGACTTGCAGACACCGTATCCGATCCAGTCGTCGATGCCCGTCGGACCAGGCTACACAGATCCATCGGCCTTTTACAGTAGACCACCGCGATCCGACTCAGCGGCGTCTCCGGTCTCGTCACCGCAGATTCAACAGCAACACTCGCCAGGCCTGCAACGCCATCCCACAAACGCCCCTTTACCCAGCCGACCGATGAACGAACACACCTGGGACCCGAGCGCCATCACTCCCACAGACGAGGACCAAGCTCAGCTACAAGACAACATAATACAAGACATCGAGGCTGAGTTGGGTGGCCGGCACCGTCCTCTTCCGATTAACGGCGGACAGTTCTCCGATGACGAGCTGCAAGGCCTACGAAGATACAACTCGGACTTGGCCAACACGAACATGTCGCATTCCTCGGCTGCGTCCAACGCCAACAGGGCTCCGATTCCCACCTTCGATtacgatgatgacgatgacgacccAGAAGGAACTGCAGGAGTTCTGGCTATGCAACAGGCGGAACTAGACGACAGGAGATTCAGCAGCTTGCCACCTTTTATCCCGCACGATCTCCCAGCCCCCTCGAACCACCTTCCGCCGCCACCTGAGGAGCAGAGCGACGATACCGACTACGGCGGCATGGATCTGGGTGCGCTTGCTGGCGGTTATGCCGGGAGCCTGGCCTATGGCAACGAGGTGCCAATTCAGGACGGATCCCGGCCGCTACCGAACCCCAACGATTACGCCGGAGCATCCCCGTTCACGGATGCGGGGGTCGACTATGGTGGCACCGGCGGCTTGCAGGCTCCTTCCGCTCACCGACTGAGCTTTGATGAGGGCGATGAGCCGGCGTCTCTCCACTCGAAACAGAGCGGCAGCGAGTCACCCTATAAGGAAGACTACCCGGATATCTTCTACCACCCTGGATTGTCAAACAGGCCGCTCCCAGCCCTTCCTGGTGGCCCGGAAAGCGATTCAAGCTCTTTGCTCTCTGTCCACCCCACAACCCGCAGCCATCATGCCCACTCACTTAGCACTGACTCACGAACCCTTCACGACGGCGGCTCTGACTACCACGGCGGCTCGACGGGCCTCAACTCACCCTTTCCGGAGCGTTCTATATCCCTATCGAGCCACAGCCACACCCCGCAGGTGCAGGCACCGGTCCGGTCACGAACAGATGCGGCGGAAGAGCGGAGGAAGATGGCCAGATACCAGAcccagcaacagcagctcGCGGCGCAAAATGGACTGCCGTACGACGGCTACGAGTCTGGGACGCCATCTTCGATGACGTATGATATGATCACACTGCCCAGCGGCCGGAAGAGGAAGTTTGTTCCATCAAAACTCACGTCTGGTGATCTCAGAAGGTGCTCTGAGCCGTGGGCTTTGAGTGGAATCGCGGCCTGGATTCGCGAGATGGCCGATGGAGAGCCAGATTTGAAACAAAAGACTGTTGAGGAGGCACTACTCAAGCTGTTCACAGCCAAGGTCCCCACCATTAACGTTGCTGATGCTGAGCTTCTCAGTGCCCTCGTGTCGCAGCTCATGTTGGACGCCGGAGTTCTCGTTCCCGAGGAAGAATGGGTCAAGTTCGGCAATGGCACTGTGTCTGGAGTCTTGCCGCAACTGACGGGCTCTGGCTGCTATGCACCGAAGCTCCACGAGGACGATTCTCAGTCGGGGCGCTGCTACTCTCACCAGTGCATGAGGAcgttgaagaaggccaaCCTGGACGAGATGcttctcgaagaagccaAGCCGGCCGACTGGAACGTGCACTACAAGATCCAAGAAGCCGAACTTGCCGAAAAGCCGAAGAAGGAAATAGAGCGCCAGCACGTGTTGCACGAAATCGTGAACAGTGAGGAATACTTCATCAGTCAGCTCGAGGTTCTACGGGTCTTGTACCGAGACCATTTGCGGAACAGCCAGCCTCCCATCATCCCACCCAACAAGATTGATAAGTTCCTTCAGATTGTGTTTGGCAAGGCTGATGCTGTTCAACTCGTCAACAAGGACAACCTTTTGGCGCAGTTGAAGTACCGTCAACAGGAACAAGGGCCGTGGATCACGGGATTCTCCGACCTCTTCCGCGAGTGGATTCGAAAGGCCAAGGATGTGTACATCGACTATGCATCTCAGTTCCCCTACGCCGAGTACATGGTGCGCAAGGAGTCTGATCGcaacctcctcttccgcACCTTTCTCGAGCAAGTCATGAGGCACAAGCGCTCCGAGCGCCTGGGATGGCAGCATTTCCTCAAGACACCCATCACGCGGTTACAGCGATACTCGCTCCTGCTTGAGaccgtcgagaagaagacgctgcgggacgacgaagagaagGCCAATTTGGCAAGAGCAATCGCAGAGATTCGCAACGTCACAATGGAGTGCGACACCAAGGTCGCCGAGATGCAGAAGAAggtggagatgatggagCTCAACAACATGCTCGTCCTTAGGCCAGGGTTTCACTCGGTCCTCAACCTTGACCATCTTGGCCGGGAGCTCATTAAACAGGGTGATTTGCAGAGAATGGGTTCCAAGGGTGTCAGATGGGTTGACACGCATGCGTTGCTGTTTGATCACTACTTTATCCTCGCAAAGGTGGTGACTCCCAAAGACGTCcgaggagagaagaagtTTGACGTGTCGAAAGAA CCCATCCCCATGCCTTTGCTCTTCCTTGACACCATGAACGATGACCCAATCTCGAAGCAGAAGGGCATAACTGCCCCGTTAGCCCGGACGGGAGGCGGTTCAGATACTAGACTGAACAAGGTCGCCACCAACGGTACTGATCGCCCCGGCTTGGAGCATGTTGCGACCAGCTCGTCGATAGCCTCATCTACGACGGCCAGGCTCACGCCGACCATGTCCAACGATCCCGAGGGTAAGATCCTCTATCCTTTCAAGATCAAGCATCTGGGCCACGAGACGTACATTCTGTACGCCACATCAGCCCAGAGCCGGGCGGAATGGGTGGAGAAGATCATCGAAGCCAAGACGAGGCATGCGAAGGCGCTGCACTCGCAAAATGCCGAGCCCTTCCGCCTTCGTGTGCTTGCAGACAGCGCGTTCGTTTATGATGCGGCGGCAGCTATTGGCAGACAACCAGGCGTTCCCATCCGGGGCACCCCTCTTGACCGAGCAGTCCGTGAGATCGAGGAGGTTTACGGGCCTGGTAGAGGGCCCGCTCCGGTTTGCAGGGCACAAGTCAACTGCGCTTGCGGCTTCAATGCATTCGGAAagtccatcatcgccattGGAACGGACTACGGCGTGTTTATCTCGGATGCCACGAATCCTCGTGGTTGGATGAAG AGCGTGCAAACAACGAGAGTGACGCAAATCGCCGTCCTCGAAGAGTTTTCTGTCTGCCTCATTATTGCAGACCGATCCCTCGTCGCTTATCCGCTGGATGTGGTGGCACCAGTGTCGAACTTCCCCGCGCCGGCCCACGACAACCCGCGACGGGCGCCTCAGAGGCTGGCAAAGGACGTGGCTTTCTTCGCCACGGCGCGCATGAAGGAGCGTATGCTGGTCTTTTTCAAGCGGAAAGAAGGCATGCACAACACGTTCAAGGTCCTCGAACCCGTCTTCCAGAAGGCAACCGAGAAGAGGCCTAGGATCTTTGGCGGCCGCAAGGGCCCGGGAGGCAGCACCGATTCGTTCCGCGACTACGACGAGTTCTACCTCCCGACAGAGTGCTACTCGCTCAACCTCTTCCAGAGCTACATTGCGGTTTCTACCGCAAAGGGGTTCGAACTGCTGACCCTCGACAAGAAGCAGACGATGTCGATTCCTGACCTGAAGCAGccggccatcgccaacatcgCAGGCCGAATTCGGGATCAGAGACCGCTGGGCATGTTCAAGCTGAACGACCAGGAGTTCTTGCTAGCATATGAAGACTGCGCTGTGTACGTCGATAAACACGGCGACGTGAGCCGCACCCTCATTATGGAATACTCGGGCAAGCAAAAGAAGGCGACGAGCGCCACCATGTACGGCCAGtatctcctcctcttcaacGGAGACTATGTCGAGGTGCGAAACGCCGAGAACGGGCGCCTCCGACAGATTATCGCCGGCCGGGACGTGAAATGCCTCGACTTTGGCGTCAGGGGCCCCACGGGCGGCAACTCGTCAAACACGCAGAGCTGGCTGAGCGGGCAAACCCCCGCGGGAGAAGACTCCAAAGGGACGGTCAAGATCTCGATGAGCCATCCCGAGCAGCACGGCGTGCAGGTTGTGTTGGAGATGCTCCTCAACGATGGGCATATGGAGAAATAG
- a CDS encoding Putative serine/threonine-protein kinase, active → MTTMDLRVGNKYRIGRKIGSGSFGDIYLGTNIISGEEIAIKLESVKAKHPQLEYEARVYKSLAGGVGIPFVRWFGTECDYNAMVLDLLGPSLEDLFNFCNRKFSLKTVLLLADQLISRIEYIHAKSFIHRDIKPDNFLMGIGKRGNQVNVIDFGLAKKYRDPKTHFHIPYRENKNLTGTARYASINTHLGVEQSRRDDMESLGYVMLYFCRGSLPWQGLKAATKKQKYDRIMEKKMTTPTEVLCRGFPNEFAIYLNYTRSLRFDDKPDYSYLRKIFRDLFVREGFQYDYVFDWTVYKYQKNAQAIAQAAGATQEEDEKARASRTNAATAGQPTPQSGANKPNALPSSRRKVIERGSGAGVDTPDTNRAFALGYEKRRSCTWFELLSAEVILDGGNHVHLSNMF, encoded by the exons ATGACCACAATG GATCTCCGCGTCGGTAACAAGTACCGCATTGGTCGCAAGATTGGCTCCGGCTCGTTTGGTGACATCTACCTCGGCACCAACATCATCTCGGGCGAGGAGATTGCCATCAAGCTCGAGAgcgtcaaggccaagcacCCCCAGCTTGAGTACGAGGCTAGGGTCTACAAGTcgctcgccggcggcgttggcatCCCCTTCGTCCGCTGGTTCGGCACCGAGTGCGACTACAACGCCAtggtcctcgacctcctcggccccAGTCTCGAGGATCTCTTCAACTTCTGCAACCGCAAGTTCTCCCTTAAGACTGTCCTGCTTCTCGCCGATCAGTTGATTTCTCGCATCGAGTATATCCATGCCAAGTCTTTCATCCACCGTGATATTAAGCCCGACAACTTCCTCATGGGTATTGGTAAGCGCGGCAACCAGGTCAACGTCATTGACTTCGGTCTGGCCAAGAAGTACCGCGACCCCAAGACGCACTTCCACATTCCTTACAgagagaacaagaacctGACGGGAACCGCCCGCTACGCCTCCATCAACACCCACTTGGGTGTCG AGCAATCTCGTCGTGATGACATGGAGTCCCTTGGTTATGTCATGCTCTACTTCTGCCGTGGATCCCTCCCATGGCAGGGACTGAAGGCCGCtaccaagaagcagaagtaCGACCGAAtcatggagaagaagatgaccACCCCGACCGAGGTCCTTTGCCGCGGCTTCCCCAATGAGTTCGCCATCTACCTCAACTACACCCGATCCCTCCGATTCGATGACAAGCCCGACTACAGCTACCTTCGCAAGATCTTCCGTGATCTCTTCGTCCGCGAGGGCTTCCAGTACGACTACGTCTTCGACTGGACCGTCTACAAGTACCAGAAGAATGCTCAGGCcatcgcccaggccgccggagccactcaggaggaggacgaaaAGGCGCGGGCATCTCGCACGAATGCCGCTACTGCTGGTCAGCCGACCCCTCAGTCTGGCGCTAATAAGCCTAACGCCCTTCCCAGCTCGCGCCGCAAAGTGATTGAACGAGGATCTGGTGCTGGTGTTGACACCCCGGATACCAACCGTGCC TTTGCGCTCGGCTACGAAAAGCGCAGGTCCTGCACATGGTTCGAGCTCCTATCTGCCGAAGTGATCCTCGACGGCGGTAACCATGTGCATCTGTCCAACATGTTTTGA